In Caproiciproducens sp. NJN-50, the following are encoded in one genomic region:
- a CDS encoding NAD(P)-binding protein → MSRLVIATPDKAQTAVEGLYRDLERRIVASPPGLCPVDLAASFLKLCRAQTCGKCVPCRVGLAQLETLLEDVLEHRATLRTLDLIEKTARVIVSTADCAIGWEAAGMVLRGVRGFREDYVEHIVNGRCTCSLNQPVPCVALCPAGVDIPGYIALVAEGRSADAIRLIRKDNPFPASCGYVCEHPCEARCRRNMIDDSINIRGLKRYAADHAGEVPVPARADSTGKRVAVVGAGPGGLSAAYYLSLMGHSVTVYEKQPLPGGMLRYGIPSYRLPREMLQQDIGAILSAGVKLKTGVEVGRGLPIAELTRQYDAVYIAIGAHSDKKLGIPGEESRGVVSAVEMLREIGNGRNPDFSGRNVAVIGGGNVAMDVARSAVRLGASRVGIMYRRRQEDMTALPEEVEGALAEGCEVLSLHAPSRIEADENGNACALWLKPQIIGKVDSAGRPSPRNADVGELRFPCDLIVVAIGQSIEYEPFAEFGVPVSRGAIQAKNSAKVENVANLFAGGDCASGPATVIRAIAAGKVAAANIDNYLGFNHEITAGVEIPQPNLSDRPPCGRVNMTLRPAGERTCDFEPIEHGMTSEEAMQEASRCLRCDHFGYGIFKGGRIAKW, encoded by the coding sequence TTGAGCAGACTGGTGATAGCGACGCCGGATAAAGCCCAGACGGCGGTGGAGGGACTTTACCGCGATCTGGAGCGCCGGATCGTGGCAAGCCCGCCCGGGCTTTGCCCGGTGGATCTGGCGGCTTCCTTTCTGAAACTGTGCCGGGCGCAGACGTGCGGAAAATGCGTTCCCTGCCGCGTTGGGCTGGCGCAGCTGGAAACCCTTCTGGAAGACGTGCTGGAACACCGGGCAACGCTGCGGACGCTGGACCTGATTGAAAAAACCGCCCGCGTGATCGTCTCTACCGCCGACTGCGCGATCGGCTGGGAGGCGGCGGGAATGGTGCTGCGCGGCGTCCGCGGCTTTCGCGAGGACTATGTGGAGCATATCGTGAACGGCCGGTGCACCTGCAGCCTGAACCAGCCCGTGCCGTGCGTCGCGCTGTGCCCGGCCGGGGTGGATATCCCGGGCTATATCGCGCTGGTGGCGGAAGGAAGAAGCGCGGACGCAATCCGCCTGATCCGAAAGGACAATCCGTTTCCGGCATCCTGCGGATACGTCTGCGAGCATCCGTGCGAGGCGCGCTGCCGCAGAAACATGATCGACGATTCCATCAACATCCGGGGGCTGAAACGCTACGCGGCCGACCATGCGGGAGAAGTCCCCGTGCCGGCGCGCGCCGACTCCACCGGAAAGCGGGTCGCCGTCGTCGGCGCCGGGCCGGGCGGACTCAGCGCGGCATATTACCTTTCCCTGATGGGTCACTCCGTCACGGTCTATGAAAAGCAGCCGCTGCCTGGCGGCATGCTCCGCTACGGCATCCCCAGCTACCGGCTGCCGCGCGAAATGCTTCAGCAGGACATCGGCGCGATCCTGTCGGCGGGCGTGAAACTGAAAACAGGCGTGGAAGTGGGCCGCGGTCTGCCGATCGCCGAGCTGACGCGCCAATATGACGCGGTTTACATCGCCATCGGCGCGCATTCCGACAAAAAGCTGGGCATTCCGGGCGAGGAAAGCCGAGGGGTCGTTTCCGCTGTCGAAATGCTGCGCGAAATCGGCAACGGCCGCAATCCTGATTTCAGCGGCCGGAACGTCGCCGTCATCGGCGGCGGAAACGTGGCGATGGACGTGGCCCGGTCCGCCGTGCGTCTGGGGGCCTCCCGCGTGGGGATCATGTACCGCCGCCGGCAGGAGGATATGACCGCCCTGCCCGAGGAGGTCGAGGGAGCCCTTGCGGAAGGATGCGAGGTGCTGAGCCTGCACGCCCCGTCGCGCATAGAGGCGGATGAAAACGGAAACGCCTGCGCGCTGTGGCTCAAGCCGCAGATCATCGGCAAAGTGGATTCCGCCGGACGCCCGTCCCCGAGGAACGCGGACGTTGGAGAGCTGCGCTTTCCCTGCGACCTGATCGTGGTCGCCATCGGGCAGAGCATTGAGTACGAACCGTTCGCGGAGTTCGGCGTTCCGGTCAGCCGCGGAGCCATCCAGGCAAAGAACAGCGCCAAGGTGGAAAACGTCGCCAATCTGTTCGCGGGCGGCGACTGCGCCAGCGGACCCGCCACCGTGATCCGCGCGATTGCCGCCGGAAAGGTCGCCGCGGCGAACATCGACAACTATCTCGGATTCAACCACGAAATCACGGCGGGGGTGGAGATCCCCCAGCCGAACCTCAGCGACCGGCCCCCCTGCGGCAGGGTGAACATGACGCTCCGTCCCGCCGGGGAGAGGACGTGCGACTTTGAGCCGATCGAACACGGCATGACCAGTGAGGAAGCCATGCAGGAAGCGTCGCGCTGCCTGCGCTGCGACCACTTCGGCTACGGGATTTTCAAGGGAGGAAGAATCGCGAAATGGTAA
- a CDS encoding agmatine deiminase family protein — translation MAGTRRMPAEWEPHERTLIQWPVRRSLIHPENNEEVCAGYAAAARAVAEFEPVTVVAAEDTAGRAERLCGGRAEIFTAPHSDAWVRDSGPTVVLEEDGARLGVRWRFNAWGGKYAPCEPDHEAARAVLKHLGIPRADAPIVLEGGSIHTDGERTLLTTEQCLLNPNRNPDLSREMIGETLREFLGVKKVIWLNRGLAGDETDGHVDNIACFARPGTVLLQVCDDPEDENCEITGENRKILNTARDAAGRPLQVIEIPQPPVRCFDGTRLTLSYLNFYLVNGGVVLPVFGGDARKTDEAAVKILQEVFPDRRIRTVDGIPLVREGGNIHCITQQIPAAGSGGEEKAE, via the coding sequence ATGGCGGGAACAAGAAGAATGCCGGCGGAATGGGAACCGCACGAAAGGACGCTGATCCAGTGGCCGGTGCGCCGGTCGCTGATTCATCCGGAGAACAATGAGGAGGTCTGCGCCGGTTATGCGGCCGCGGCGCGGGCAGTCGCGGAGTTCGAACCGGTCACGGTCGTCGCGGCGGAGGACACCGCAGGGCGGGCCGAACGTCTCTGCGGCGGCAGGGCGGAAATCTTTACCGCGCCCCACAGCGACGCCTGGGTGCGGGACAGCGGCCCGACCGTCGTACTGGAAGAGGACGGCGCGCGGCTCGGCGTCCGCTGGCGCTTTAACGCCTGGGGCGGAAAATACGCTCCCTGCGAACCGGACCATGAGGCGGCGCGCGCCGTGCTGAAGCATTTGGGAATCCCGCGCGCGGACGCCCCGATCGTCCTGGAGGGCGGTTCGATCCACACGGACGGCGAGCGGACTCTTCTGACCACCGAACAATGCCTGCTCAATCCGAACCGGAACCCGGACCTCAGCCGCGAAATGATCGGGGAAACGCTGCGGGAATTTCTCGGCGTAAAGAAAGTGATCTGGCTGAATCGGGGCCTCGCGGGCGATGAGACGGACGGGCACGTGGACAATATCGCTTGCTTTGCCCGGCCCGGCACAGTCCTTTTACAGGTCTGCGACGATCCGGAAGACGAAAACTGTGAAATCACGGGGGAAAACCGTAAAATTTTAAATACCGCGCGGGATGCGGCGGGGCGCCCTCTGCAAGTGATCGAGATTCCCCAGCCGCCTGTGCGCTGCTTTGACGGGACCCGCCTGACGCTCAGCTACCTCAACTTCTATCTGGTCAACGGAGGGGTGGTTCTGCCCGTGTTCGGCGGGGATGCCAGGAAAACGGACGAGGCCGCGGTAAAGATCCTTCAGGAGGTTTTTCCGGATCGCAGAATCCGGACGGTGGACGGGATCCCGCTTGTGCGGGAAGGCGGGAATATCCACTGCATTACGCAGCAGATCCCGGCGGCGGGATCTGGCGGAGAGGAGAAGGCGGAATGA
- the aguB gene encoding N-carbamoylputrescine amidase, which yields MRNVTVAAVQMSCGESPEENRDRAERMVRRAAERGANIVLLQELFETPYFCQCEDAAVYGWAAETERNPAVRRFRAVAKELGVVLPVSFYEKKNNARFNSAAMIDADGSLLGVYRKSHIPDGPGYEEKFYFSPGDTGFKVWDTKFGRIGVGICWDQWFPEAARCMALLGAELLLYPTAIGSEPEAPEVDSKDHWQRCMVGHAACNLVPVAAANRIGRETFGSSSIEFYGSSFIAGPTGEILAQAGRTEEAVLTAKFDLDALEAQRAEWGVFRDRRPELYRPLLTLDGTGGRE from the coding sequence ATGAGAAATGTGACGGTGGCTGCGGTGCAGATGAGTTGCGGCGAATCCCCGGAAGAAAACCGGGACAGGGCGGAACGGATGGTGCGCCGCGCCGCGGAGCGGGGCGCGAACATCGTCTTGCTGCAGGAACTGTTTGAAACGCCCTATTTCTGTCAGTGCGAGGACGCGGCGGTGTACGGCTGGGCTGCGGAAACGGAGCGGAACCCCGCCGTGCGGCGTTTCCGCGCGGTTGCAAAGGAGCTTGGCGTGGTGCTTCCGGTCAGCTTCTATGAAAAGAAAAACAATGCCCGGTTCAACTCCGCCGCGATGATCGACGCGGACGGGAGCCTGCTCGGCGTCTACCGGAAAAGCCACATCCCGGATGGGCCGGGTTATGAGGAAAAGTTCTATTTCAGCCCCGGAGACACGGGATTTAAAGTCTGGGATACAAAATTTGGGCGCATCGGCGTCGGCATCTGCTGGGACCAGTGGTTCCCGGAGGCCGCCCGGTGCATGGCCCTTCTCGGCGCGGAGCTGCTTCTTTACCCGACCGCGATCGGTTCGGAACCGGAGGCCCCGGAGGTCGATTCCAAAGATCACTGGCAGCGGTGCATGGTCGGGCACGCGGCCTGTAATCTGGTGCCGGTCGCCGCCGCGAACCGGATCGGGAGGGAAACCTTCGGGTCCTCTTCCATCGAATTTTACGGCTCCTCTTTCATCGCCGGGCCGACCGGGGAAATCCTTGCGCAGGCTGGCCGCACGGAAGAGGCGGTTCTGACCGCAAAATTCGACCTGGACGCGCTCGAGGCGCAGCGGGCCGAGTGGGGCGTGTTCCGCGACCGCAGGCCGGAGCTTTACCGCCCGCTTCTGACGCTGGACGGCACGGGCGGAAGGGAATAA
- a CDS encoding IclR family transcriptional regulator, which produces MKKELSERNGSSGKNQSVEKVFLILETMASCREPVQLRRLAELTGCPPSTAIRFLRTLMKLGYVRQDPESQKYFLTFRLCRLAGQIRDASPLNRIARPVMETLARRCGESVCLAVEQENRAVYVEVVDGPDHLVRSLQRIGSSSPLHCTGVGKLLLLNRSPEELDRFFREQTLTRFTKNTLTEPKAVLDALGQARSRGYTFDNEECEIGARCVAFPVRDFTGKIAAGLSVTGTVFHISDEFVRHYAPAIKAAADEISGILGYSEAK; this is translated from the coding sequence ATGAAAAAGGAACTCTCTGAGCGCAACGGCTCATCGGGAAAAAACCAGTCCGTGGAAAAGGTCTTCCTCATTCTGGAGACGATGGCGTCCTGCCGCGAGCCTGTGCAGCTGAGGCGGCTGGCGGAACTGACCGGCTGTCCTCCCAGCACGGCGATCCGCTTTTTGCGCACGCTGATGAAGCTGGGCTATGTCCGGCAGGACCCGGAGAGCCAGAAATATTTTCTCACTTTCCGGCTGTGCCGCCTGGCCGGGCAGATCCGCGACGCGAGTCCCCTCAACCGGATCGCCAGGCCGGTAATGGAAACTCTGGCGCGGCGGTGCGGGGAATCCGTATGTCTTGCCGTCGAGCAGGAAAACCGCGCGGTTTACGTCGAGGTGGTGGACGGGCCGGACCATCTGGTCCGCTCGCTCCAGAGGATCGGGAGCAGTTCGCCGCTGCACTGCACCGGGGTCGGCAAGCTGCTGCTGCTCAACCGCTCGCCGGAAGAGCTCGACCGCTTTTTTCGGGAACAGACGCTCACGCGCTTCACAAAAAACACGCTGACGGAACCTAAGGCCGTCCTGGACGCGCTGGGACAGGCCCGCAGCAGGGGCTATACGTTCGACAACGAGGAATGCGAGATCGGGGCGCGGTGCGTCGCGTTCCCCGTGCGCGATTTCACCGGGAAGATCGCGGCGGGGCTGAGCGTGACGGGCACCGTGTTCCACATCAGCGACGAATTCGTGCGGCATTACGCGCCGGCCATCAAGGCGGCCGCCGACGAGATTTCCGGCATTCTCGGATATTCGGAAGCAAAATAG